Proteins from a single region of Oryza brachyantha chromosome 6, ObraRS2, whole genome shotgun sequence:
- the LOC102709569 gene encoding protein HEADING DATE 3A-like, producing the protein MAGGGRDPLVVGRVVGDVLDQFTRTTSLRVSYGGRTVSNGCELKPSMVTQQPRVEVGGTDMRTFYTLVMVDPDAPNPSDPSLREYLHWLVTDIPGSTGATFGQEVMCYESPRPTMGIHRMVLVLFQQLGRQTVYAPGWRQNFSTRDFAELYNLGSPVAAVYFNCQREAGSGGRRVYP; encoded by the exons atggccggcggcggcagggaccCTCTGGTGGTTGGTAGGGTTGTGGGCGATGTGCTGGACCAGTTCACCCGGACCACCAGCCTCAGGGTCAGCTATGGCGGCAGGACGGTGTCCAACGGCTGCGAGCTCAAGCCGTCCATGGTGACGCAGCAGCCTAGGGTTGAGGTCGGCGGCACTGACATGAGGACATTCTACACCCTC GTGATGGTAGACCCAGATGCTCCGAACCCAAGCGACCCCAGCCTTAGGGAGTATCTACACTG GTTGGTCACTGATATTCCTGGTAGTACTGGAGCAACATTTG GGCAAGAGGTGATGTGCTACGAGAGCCCTAGGCCGACCATGGGGATCCACCGGATGGTGCTGGTGTTGTTCCAGCAGCTTGGCCGTCAGACGGTGTATGCACCTGGGTGGCGCCAGAACTTCAGCACCAGGGACTTCGCCGAGCTCTACAACCTCGGCtcaccggtcgccgccgtctacTTCAACTGCCAGCGCGAGGCCGGCTCCGGTGGCCGTAGGGTGTACCCATAG
- the LOC102709849 gene encoding protein HEADING DATE 3A, with protein MAGSGSGRDPLVVGRVVGDVLDQFTRTTNLRVSYGARTVSNGCELKPSMVTQQPRVEVGGNDMRTFYTLVMVDPDAPSPSDPNLTEYLHWLVTDIPGTTGAAFGQEVMCYESPRPIMGIHRLVFVLFQQLRRQTVFAPGWRQNFNTRDFAELYNLGSPIAAVYFNCQREAGSGGRRIYN; from the exons ATGGCCGGCAGTGGCAGTGGCAGGGACCCTCTGGTGGTTGGTAGGGTTGTGGGCGATGTGCTGGACCAGTTCACCCGGACCACCAACCTCAGGGTCAGCTATGGCGCCAGGACGGTGTCCAACGGCTGCGAGCTCAAGCCATCCATGGTGACGCAGCAGCCTAGGGTCGAGGTCGGCGGCAATGACATGAGGACATTCTACACCCTT GTGATGGTAGACCCAGATGCTCCAAGTCCAAGTGACCCCAATCTTACGGAGTATCTGCACTG GCTGGTAACTGATATTCCTGGGACTACTGGAGCAGCATTTG GGCAAGAGGTGATGTGCTACGAGAGCCCTAGACCGATCATGGGGATCCATCGGCTGGTGTTCGTGCTGTTCCAGCAGCTGCGCCGTCAGACAGTGTTCGCCCCCGGATGGCGTCAAAACTTCAACACCAGGGACTTCGCCGAGCTCTACAACCTTGGCTcgcccatcgccgccgtctacTTCAACTGCCAGCGCGaggccggctccggcggccgaAGGATTTACAACTAG